Proteins encoded within one genomic window of Camarhynchus parvulus chromosome 14, STF_HiC, whole genome shotgun sequence:
- the FBXL16 gene encoding F-box/LRR-repeat protein 16, translating to MSNPRNGDTKPPCLPRNGLVKIPTQANGLGSASITKGTPAVKNRLCQPSSVPAILSPALAHRSDLPIPSLASPLSLATLASVSSPPGASLVGLNASEGSEQPSPERLPGSPSERQLAVDEKILNRLFWYFSACEKCVLAQVCKAWRRVLYQPKFWVGLTPVLHTKELYNVLPGGEKEFVSLQGFAVRGFDGFCLVGVSDLDICEFIDNYPLSKKGVKSMSLKRSTITDAGLEVMLEQMQGVVRLELSGCNDFTEAGLWSSLNARITALSVSDCINVADDAIAAISQLLPNLTELNLQAYHVTDTALAYFTAKQGYTTHTLRLNSCWEITNHGVVNMVHSLPNLSVLSLSGCSKVTDDGVELVAENLRKLRSLDLSWCPRITDMALEYIACDLHKLEELVLDRCVRITDTGLSYLSTMSSLRSLYLRWCCQVQDFGLKHLLGMGSLRLLSLAGCPLLTTTGLSGLVQLQELEELELTNCPGATPELFKYFSQHLPCCMVIE from the exons ATGTCGAACCCGAGAAACGGCGACACCAAGCCCCCATGTTTGCCCCGCAATGGACTGGTGAAGATCCCCACGCAAGCCAACGGCCTCGGCTCCGCCAGCATCACCAAAGGCACCCCCGCCGTGAAAAACCGCCTGTGCCAGCCTTCCTCCGTGCCTGCCATCCTCAGCCCGGCCTTAGCCCACCGCAGCGacctgcccatccccagcctggcctcccCGCTCTCCTTGGCCACCCTGGCCAGCGTCTCCTCCCCTCCCGGCGCTTCCTTGGTGGGACTGAACGCCAGCGAGGGCTCGGAGCAGCCATCCCCGGAGCGGCTGCCGGGCTCGCCCTCGGAGAGGCAGCTGGCCGTGGACGAGAAGATCCTCAACCGCTTGTTCTGGTACTTTTCGGCGTGCGAGAAGTGCGTGCTGGCGCAGGTGTGCAAGGCATGGCGGAGGGTGCTCTACCAGCCCAAGTTCTGGGTGGGCTTGACGCCCGTCCTGCACACCAAAGAGCTCTACAACGTCCTGCCCGGGGGAGAGAAGGAGTTCGTCAGCCTGCAGGGCTTCGCCGTCCGCGGCTTCGACGGCTTCTGCCTCGTGGGCGTCTCTGACCTGGACATTTGTGAGTTCATTGACAACTACCCCCTCTCCAAGAAGGGGGTCAAGTCCATGAGCCTTAAGAGGTCAACCATCACAGATGCGGGGTTGGAG GTGATGCTGGAGCAGATGCAGGGCGTGGTGCGGCTGGAGCTGTCGGGCTGCAACGACTTCACGGAGGCCGGGCTGTGGTCCAGCCTCAACGCCCGCATCACGGCGCTGAGCGTCAGCGACTGCATCAACGTGGCCGACGACGCCATCGCCGCCATCTCGCAGCTCCTGCCCAACCTGACCGAGCTCAACCTGCAAGCCTACCACGTGACGGACACGGCGCTCGCCTACTTCACCGCCAAGCAGGGCTACACCACCCACACCCTGCGCCTCAACTCCTGCTGGGAGATCACCAACCACGGCGTGGTCAACATGGTGCACAGCCTGCCCAACCTGAGCGTGCTCAGCCTCTCGGGCTGCTCCAAGGTGACGGATGATGGAGTGGAGCTGGTGGCCGAGAACCTGCGGAAGCTGCGCAGCCTCGACCTGTCCTGGTGCCCCCGCATCACCGACATGGCCCTGGAGTACATCGCCTGTGACCTGCACaagctggaggagctggtgctCGACAG GTGCGTGCGGATCACCGACACCGGCCTCAGCTACCTGTCCACCATGTCATCCCTGCGGAGCCTCTACCTGCGCTGGTGCTGCCAG GTGCAGGATTTTGGCCTGAAGCACCTCCTGGGCATGGGCAGCCTGCGCCTGCTCTCGCTGGCTG GCTGCCCCTTGCTGACCACCACGGGGCTGTCGgggctggtgcagctgcaggagctggaggagctggaactCACCAACTGCCCCGGGGCCACCCCGGAGCTCTTCAAGTACTTCTCCCAGCACCTCCCGTGCTGCATGGTGATCGAGTAG